CATTATTAATGAAGAATGAAACAGACACCGCCCTGTTTGTTCTTCAGTATCTTCTGTGTGTTTGATTCTGTAGCTCGTGAGATCTTCTCGCTGTCCTCTTTACCGATCTCTGATGATTTCAGCTCTTCCTGATGGATTTATTGATACATTTCTGTGGGAGGAGCTTCGCTGATTATGTAATTATTGTAGGAGGAGCcagattttaaacacttttaatattCTGCTTGTCTTagtaaacaatataattacagaaGGGTCacgttttaaataggaaacaacttgaaactctttggttatTATTGAGCGCAAGGCTACTGCTCTAATCAGATCCAATGATCTATGCTGAGAAAGATCTATCACCAGACCCGGAGATTCAAAAACGTAAAACTCatcttattaactctgggggacttggagaatgagcctattttaaCACTCCTGATTATCCTCAACTGGTTGCTTAGCCTATCCATCCATTTCAATGCATTCAATGGCACCTTTAAACTATTTTCAGGTAGGCTTAAAAAAACGAGGATGTCATCAATGACAGATTATCCAACAATTAtatctaaaacaacaaaacattcatacatCAGACTCAATCAAGAGTTCCTAACAGACAAAGCAGCAGTGTCATTCACGCGTGCagtaaatatcatttattaggCAATTGAAAGCTTCACAGGAAATTGTAAATAGGATGTTCTCTCAGTAACGGATAACGGTTTGTAAAAAGCTTTAACCTTCCGTCGTGTGAGTAAGACAACTGAACATAGCATGAAATAATAAGAAAGAGCAGTGATATCATTTATAACATGAGGTAAAATGATTTGGTATGTGAAGATGCGtgttgaaaacaaaattaatcgTCTGAGAATCAGGAAGCCATTTAGTTATTGTGAAGATATCCAGTTGCACCTCCAGAAGAAGTATCACGAGGGAGCATTTCTCGAtggtattttatattaaatgtttaccaTGAAATAGGTCACCTTTAACAACATCCAGCCCTACACGGTGCGCAAGTTTCAGTCGTCAGAGGAAAGAAAtcacttgtttaaaaataaatgtgttttggcaGCATGAACTTTAAGGTGTCCTTTCTGTGTAAAGCTCTTTCCACAgtcagagcagctgaaaggcctGTTCCCGGTATGAACTACCATGTGATTCCTCAGGTTTCCTCTGCATATGAAACCCTtcccacactgagagcaggTAAAAGGCTTTATTTCAgcatgaattaacatgtgaGTCTTAAGGTATCCTTTACAcgtgaaactcttcccgcactgagaGCAAGTGAAAGGGTTTTCCGAAGAGTGAGTTACCAGATGATCCTTAAGGTGTCCTTTCTGCGTGAAagtctttccacactgagagcagctgaaaggtttTATCCCAGTATGAACTACCATGTGATTCCTCAGGATTTCTTTACATacgaaactcttcccacactccGAGCAGCTGAAGGGCTTTATCCCGGCGTGAATCAACACGTGCTTCTCAAGACTAGCTTTGCGtgtgaaactcttcccgcactgagagcagctgaaaggctttTCTGAGGAGTGTGTCACTAAATGATTGTCAAGGTGTACTTTCTGCGTGAAACTCTTTTCACACTGAGAGCAGCCGAAAGGCTTTATTTCATTATGAATTAACATGTGCTGATGAAAGCTCGCTTTACGAGTGAAAGTGCTTCCGCAccgagagcagctgaaaggcttCTCTGAAGAGTGAGTTACCAGATGATTCTCAAGATGCACTTTTTGCGTAAATCTCTTCCCGCActcagagcagctgaaaggtttTATCCCGGCGTGAATTAACAAGTGATCTTTAAGGTTTTTGTTACACGTGAAAGCTtttccgcactgagagcagaCGAATGGCCTTTTCTCGCCATGAATTCTCATGTGTTTCATGAAGCCTCCTCTACGCTTGAACGTGtttccgcactgagagcagaCGAATGGCTTTTCCTCGCTATGAATTCTCATGTGTTTATTAAGGCTTCTTTTATGTTTGTACACCTTTCCACAccgagagcagctgaaaggcctTTTGACCTCAGTAGTTTCTCCACTGACATCCTGATGTTCCTCCTCCACCTCGTTCAGATCTTGTCCTTCTTCTTTCACTTTCATGAGGCCTAAAATGAAATCATCAAAACGATGAAAATCAATGGGAAAATTaggaaaataaaggaataaCAGAGATCcagaaaaatgactaaaagcaCTATTATGACAGGCCAGTAGATGCTGATGTCATTCTGCAAGGAAACGCTACACGATTTCGGCAAGGAAAACTTCAATTAAGAAAACAGACAAAGCGGGTTAGTGAACCAGCATagaaaacaagcaaattaaacattttaaacattaaaaatcaaaacaaaacagctacaAAGGTTGtcatttgtgtgtgcatgcatttaagACCCCCTTGAAATGAAACGTCACATCTCAAGGGGCTAGCCTTTCAGTTAAATCGATTTAAAAGCATGCGTCTAATCTGCATGAATTTACATCTGTCTACAGAGAACCTGCAGATATCAGCAGATGCAATAAGTCTTAAAGGActttgttttaaaggtttttgactttgtttttaat
This window of the Puntigrus tetrazona isolate hp1 unplaced genomic scaffold, ASM1883169v1 S000000053, whole genome shotgun sequence genome carries:
- the LOC122332388 gene encoding gastrula zinc finger protein XlCGF8.2DB-like codes for the protein MKVKEEGQDLNEVEEEHQDVSGETTEVKRPFSCSRCGKVYKHKRSLNKHMRIHSEEKPFVCSQCGNTFKRRGGFMKHMRIHGEKRPFVCSQCGKAFTCNKNLKDHLLIHAGIKPFSCSECGKRFTQKVHLENHLVTHSSEKPFSCSRCGSTFTRKASFHQHMLIHNEIKPFGCSQCEKSFTQKVHLDNHLVTHSSEKPFSCSQCGKSFTRKASLEKHVLIHAGIKPFSCSECGKSFVCKEILRNHMVVHTGIKPFSCSQCGKTFTQKGHLKDHLVTHSSENPFTCSQCGKSFTCKGYLKTHMLIHAEIKPFTCSQCGKGFICRGNLRNHM